Proteins encoded within one genomic window of Lynx canadensis isolate LIC74 chromosome B2, mLynCan4.pri.v2, whole genome shotgun sequence:
- the LOC115513415 gene encoding 60S ribosomal protein L39-like translates to MSSHKSFRIKRFLAKKQKQNRPITRWIQMKTGNKIRYNSKRRLWRRTKLGP, encoded by the coding sequence ATGTCTTCTCACAAGTCTTTCAGGATCAAGCGATTCCTggccaagaaacaaaagcagaatcgTCCCATTACCCGGTGGATTCAGATGAAAACTGGTAATAAAATCCGATACAACTCCAAGAGGCGGCTTTGGAGAAGAACGAAGCTGGGTCCGTAA